DNA from Balaenoptera musculus isolate JJ_BM4_2016_0621 chromosome 4, mBalMus1.pri.v3, whole genome shotgun sequence:
ACCCTGCACCTGTGTTTTGAGGCATGGGCTCACGTTCACTCAGTGTGTGAAGTAAGACACAGCCTCCAGCTGGGAGGCAGGAGCATGAGGGGAAGAGTGTGGTGGGGGGCTCTAGGTtctagccccagctctgccatgtaCAGTTTGCGTGATCTTGGGGAAACGCCTGTTCCCTTCTCTGTGACTGTTCCCTCCTCTGtgactgtttcctcctctgtgactgtttcctcctctgtgactgtttcctcctttgtacAATGAAAAGGTTGTTTTATGGATCCCAGTGATTCTCAGTCTGGCTCCCATTAGAATCACCCTCAAGCTTTTAAATCCCCAGCCCACCCACCCAGAAATTCTTGTCTGGGGTGGGCCCAggtatcagtattttttttttttttttaatttttatttatttatttatttacttttggctgtgttgggtcttcgtttctgtgcgagggctctctccagttgcggcagacgggggccactcctcatcgcggtgcgcgggcctctcactatcgcgacctctcttgttgcggagcacaggctccagacgcgcaggctcagcagccgtggctcacgggcccagccgctccgcagcatgtgggatcctcccagaccagggctcgaacccgtgtcccctgcaccagcaggcagactctcaaccactgcgccaccagggaagcccagtattttttaaaaaaaatcctttagggacttccctggtggtccagtggttaagactctgcgctcccaatgcagggggcctgggttcgatccttggacagggaactagatcccacatgccgcaactaagagcccgcattgCGCAACAGAGATCTCTCACGCAGTAAcaaagatcccgcaggccgcaactaagacccggcgcagccaaataaataaatacctactatttttttttaatgaaggaaaatttttaaaaaaagctcctttagtgattctaacgtgcagccagggttgagaaccactgggccaGATCATCTGTAAGGTCCTTTCCATCACTATAATCAGAGTGTCTAGCAGGCAGGAACTACCTCTTTGGATTTCTGTTCACCACGTCTTCACCTGTGGCCCTAGATGAGGACTGTGGGGCACCCAGACTCAGGGAAGGCAGTAATCTCTTGGCGAAGTGTGTGGGTTCTGGAGCACCACAGTGTGAGTCCATGGTCGGCTCTGTTTCCTCCATGTAACATgaagataataacagtaccttcCTCATTGAGTTGTTGTATTGAGTTAATTCATGCTTCTAAAGTGCTTAAAacgatgcctggcacacagtaagtactcagtgAACTTCGTTATTGTTGTGGAGGACAACTGAATGAAAGAAGTGCCCAGAGGAGCGTGTCCAGGTGTATTCTTGGGATGCAGGTGATGGTGGGAGTCCAGTGGGCTTGAGTCTCTGGACCTCTGTCTGGCAGGGCATGCCTGGGGGCACGGGACCCGTACTGCGGCTGGGACGGGAAGCAGCAACGTTGCAGCACGCTCGAGGACAGCTCCAACATGAGCCTCTGGACCCAGAACATCACAGCATGTCCTGTGAGAACCCTTTTGTACCCCCCACCAGGGACCTCTTCCCCCGAATTCAGGCCATGACTCTCCATCAGTGTCCCCACAGCCCTGGGACCTTGTACCTTCCCTGCCCCTGCCTTGTGTGACAGGGTCCTGCTCCTGGTGTGTGTCTGCAGGTGCGAAATGTGACTCGGGATGGGGGCTTTGGCCCATGGTCACCATGGCAACCGTGTGAGCACTTAGATGGGGACAACTCAGGTTCTTGCCTGTGTCGGGCCCGGGCCTGTGACTCCCCCCGACCCCGCTGTGGGGGCTGTGACTGCCTGGGGCCAGCCATCCACGTTGCCAACTGCTCCAGGTATGTGAGGACGCAGGGCTTGCCGGCGGTGGCCttggaatgggggaggggggatggagggaACGGGGCATCCCCAGCCAGCTGTTTGCACTAAGGGACAGAAAACACTTCAGGGCTGTGCAGGGCACTGGACAGGTGGCTGATGTCTGAGGCAGGAAACATGAGCCCTGGGAGAGTTCCCACTCCAGTGGGAGAGAACTTTCTGCCTCGCGGTGCTCTTAATACAAAGAGGCATGGGAGTTACCCTAGCCAGATCATATCCTCAATAAGCCTTGCAGTCCCAAACAGGAGGGACAGCATGGGATGGTGGTAGCTTAACCACTCTGAGCTTCTCTAAATGAGGGTTACAGTGCCCACCCTGAAGGTTGttgggagggttaaatgagatcatattatatatatagagagagagagagagagcttgcACACTGCCTACTGCCTGAGGACTCCCTAAAGTggttaaaataaataacccatAATTCTTGAcactcttaaaataattttatatacactacatttattaatttaaccaTCACAACAACCTCATGGGGTAGGAATACAATCATTATCCTTACTTTAAAGATAAGAGTATGATGAGGCACAGAAGTTTTCGGTAACTTACCCAGCCTTAaacagccagtaagtggtagagccaaaaTTTGAAAATTAGGGGCAAAGGAGACAAGAGTGGGTGGTGTCTTGAGGTTGGAGCAAAGCATGTGCAGTAGTAGAATGGGGGAGAGAGCATGGGTTTGAATACCAGGGTCTGCCAACCAACAAGCCTGAAACAAAGGTTGCAGATGGCAAAGGCCTTCTCTAGAGAATATGTCCTTTTCCCCTGCGAGTAGAGGCCATGTGGGTATACCTTTGTGCTCTAACCCTAAGCACAGCCTGATATATGAAAAAAGGCTCTCAATGCATGTTCGaggagtgaacaaatgaatgaataagtcatTCCTGAGAAGGCCTGGTTAGGAACTATCTCCTGTCAATGGCACTTCCTGACAACAATACAAAATCCATCTATGCAGATGTGATTAGATCTGAGAAGCTAGAGCTCAGAGGGTCATTTCTCTCTATCCCCTCCGGCCCCACCAGGAACGGGGCGTGGACACCGTGGTCATCTTGGGCCCTATGCAGCACCTCCTGTGGGATTGGATTCCAGGTCCGCCAGCGAAGTTGCAGCAACCCTGCTCCGCGCCACGGGGGCCGCATCTGCGTGGGCAAGAGCCGGGAGGAACGGTGAGCTAGGGAGGAACGGTGAGCTAGGGCGTGGCTATTGGTTTCTGCGACAAGCCAGCCCCGAGGTCCCCGACTTCCCGGGCCCCCTAGAAGGTGGCCTGGATTCTCCAGCTGGTCCAGTGGACCCTCGTTTTCCCAGTCTCGCAATCCCAGTGACCTCTCATAGGGAAAAGGGTGCCCGTTCCCTAGAGTAACgactcctccccctctccccgtCAGGTTCTGTAACGAAAACACGCCTTGCCCGGTGCCCATCTTCTGGGCATCCTGGGGCTCCTGGAGCAAGTGCAGCAGCCACTGCGGGAGCGGTGTGCAATCGCGGCGTCGGGCCTGTGAGAACGGAAACTCCTGCCCGGGCTGCAGCGTGGTGAgggccgggccgggggcgggcgGGCGCGGGATGCCCAGACCTCGAGCCAAGGGGAGGGCAGagacggggcggggggcggagcgcggggcaggcctggggctgcGAGGCTGTGCAACAGTACCAGTCCTCACCCCGAAGGAGTTCAAGACTTGCAACCCTGAAGGCTGCCCCGAAGTGCGGCGCAACACGCCGTGGACGCCCTGGCTACCGGTGAACGTGACCCGGGGCGGGGCGCGGCAGGAGCAGCGCTTCCGCTTCACGTGCCGCGCGCCGCTGGCCGACCCCCATGGGCTGCAGTTTGGCCGGAGGAGGACGGAGACCCGAACCTGCCCCGCGGACGGCTCTGGAGCCTGCGACACGGATGGTACAGCCCTGCgcctccccacctgccaccctccctcccaggcccagagcgatggggcggggccgggagtgagagctgggggaggagggggcggggaggggacgtGCGGTTTGGAAGAAGGCGGGAGGCCTTTGGGCTGCCGTGGGAGCCCTCTGTGGCTGAGGCCAGCCCCCCTGTATCCCCCCAGCCTTGGTGGAGGAGCTCCTGCGCAGCGGGGGCAGCTCCCCGCacacggcgagcgggggctgggCCGCCTGGGGCCCGTGGTCCTCCTGCTCCCGGGACTGTGAGCTGGGCTTCCGCGTCCGCAAGAGAACGTGCACGAACCCGGAGCCCCGCAACGGCGGCCTGCCATGCGTGGGTGACGCTGCCGAGTACCAGGACTGCAACCCCCAAGCTTGTCCAGGTGACCCTCCACTAAGGAATCTGGCCCAGGGAACCCCCATCGGGGAGACTCCCAGGCCTACCCAGGCTACAGCTAACTCCTGCTTGGAGACCTCTCCTCCCTGCCAACTCTGTACAGGGGCCCCAGAGCAATTTTCTGCCCTGAACATGGACACGGCAGCTACTCCCAGGGACCACGGCATTTCCTCACCCTCCGTGTCactgttttctctcctttaatgGGTTAGCTAGACAAGGAGCTTGATTTGAGGCGGAGTTGGTTTTTGGTGTCCCCTCTGCAGCCTGCATTTCCCCTGCCACCCCTGAGGGGAGGGGGACTCCCTAACCGTGGACTGTAGCGCTGGGGCGGGGCGGACGTTGAGGGCAGTGTGGCCCTGAGAGGCCTAGCCTGGGATAGGGTAGAAGACCGTCTTGGGCCATGCCTGCACCTGCAGCCCCTCttcacccaccccatccccttgCAGTGCGGGGTGCCTGGTCCTGCTGGACCTCTTGGTCCCCATGCTCAGCCTCCTGCGGTGGCGGCCACTATCAACGCACCCGTTCCTGcaccagccccgccccctccccgggcgAGGACATCTGTCTCGGGCTGCACACGGAGGAGGCGCTGTGTGCCACACAGGCCTGCCCAGGTACTCAGTGCATCTGGCAGGGACTGGGGAGCAAAGCGGAGCCTGCCCATCCCCCCTAAGGGGGTCTGCGTGGTTAACCTCATCCCAACCCACACCCCACAGAAGGCTGGTCGCCGTGGTCTGAGTGGAGTGCATGCACGGAGGATGGAGTCCAAAGCCGTGGCCGGCACTGTGAGGAGCTGGTCCCCGGGCCCAGCACGTGTGCGGGAAACAGCAGCCAGAGCCGCCCCTGCCCCTACAGGGAGATTCCCGGTAGGTCTTCGAGCCAGCGCCTTCACACCAACCCTTCCTGCCCTGAGCCCCCAGCTTCCTTCCCCTTCTGAAGTATCCTGGGGGTGCAGGATGAAATGCCGGGGTGGGAGGTTCACACACTTCGGGCCTTTGCCCTTCCTCATTTAATGGATGGGCCGACCTTTCTCAGAGGTGGGGCCTGGAGGGAGACCAAGGGCAATGAAGGTCCCCAGGTGCAGTCCCACAGGTCAGCGCTGACCCAGGGGTCCTCCGAGACACACACCGACACACACCGCCCTGGAGGGACCCACatgctctcctccctgcctcttaCACCCACTCTGCTTGTCTTCCTGCAGTGATCCTGCCTGCCTCCAGTGTGGACGAGGCCACTGGCTGTGGAGGTAAAAGGAACCTGCCCCACCTCATGATGCTGCCCTACGATCCAcgcccccccctccccaaggAGGAGACCCATCTACTCCGAAACCTGGAGTCTCTCCACTTCTCGCTCCAGACCCACAAACCTTGTTGAGGTCCCGCACTGCTTTAGACCACATGTGGGGGAGTCTGGGCGAGTCCATCCATGCCCCTCAGCGAAGAAGTGGTGGTCAAGTCTGTATTCAAGAAGAGTCCCCCAACTCCACACCACTGGCTGCCTCCTCTGACCCAAGCCACAGGTGGTCCTGTGAGACGGGCCCCTGGTGACAGGCCACGCAGCCTTCCTGTTTCTGATGACTCTGGCTTCAAAGCCCTTCCCTTTATGTCTCACAGCCTCCTATTGGGAGGCAGTTGGGGGTCTTCACAGTGGCCCTCTCCTTACCTCttgtctcttccctctcccagggTTCAGTCTCATCCACCTGGTGGCCACAGGCATCTCCTGcttcctgggctctgggctgctGACCTTGGCGGTGTACCTGTCCTGCCAGCACTGCCGGCATCAGTCCCAGGAGTCCACGCTCGTCCATCCCGCCACCCCCAACCACCTGCATTACAAGGGCGGGGGTGCCCCCAAGAATGAGAAGTACACACCCATGGAATTCAAGGTGGGAGTCCTCTCGGAGAAGCAGAGGGCAGTGTGAAGGGTGCAGTGGTCCTGGCCCTAAGCTGGACATAACTAGGCTGGGCACTCGGGAGAGAGCAGTGGTGTTGTGAACAGAACACTGTGTCAGCAGCCAGAACGTTCTCTCATTGACTGGCTCCTGATTTCCTTGCTCTGGCCTGTCCTCTTCCCCCGTCTCTCCCTTTACCCCTTCCTCTcttgttctttccttctcccacagACCCTGAATAAGAATAACCTGATCCCTGATGACAGAGCCAACTTCTACCCATTGCAGCAGACCAATGTGTACACAACCACCTACTACCCGAGTCCACTGAACAAACACAGCTTCCGGCCTGAGGCCTCACCTGGACAACGGTGCTTCCCCAACAGCTGATACCACTGTCCTGGGGACTTGGGCTCCTTGCCTTCCTAAGGCACAGAGCAGGTGGAGGTGGGACGGTGGAGCCGGTTTGGTTTTCTCCCTCTGCACTAGGCCAAGAACTTGCTGCCTTGCCTTGTGGGGTCCCATCTGGCTTCAAAGAGCTCTGGCTGGCGGTGACCATGGGGGAGAGGGCTGGCTTCAGGCTGGCACACGGCTGCAGTTCCAGCTCAGCCCAGGTCTCTCATGGCCCCCTTGGAACCCACCATCATGCTGATCTTCCCTGCCATGTCTGGGCTGTGGACCTACTAGGCGTGTGAGGGAATTGGAGAGTGGAGATGGCAGGAGGGCAGGCTTTTAGGTTTGGATTGGAAATGACGGCCCGTGTAGCTATCAAGGGCTGAGTCTGCCCCTCTTTGGCTGGCCCCAGGAAGGGCCTGGGCTACATCCTGATTATCTCTGAAAGAAACTAGTCAAATGGCCCCAGTAGTTCTGGATTCTCTGCCCAGGGCTGGGTCATTGTGGTGCTGCCCCAGTGTGACATGGGGACCAAGGCTGGCCCAGGTTGTCCACCTTTGCCTAGCAGTCTGTGCTTTGCCCAGCGACATCCCTCTAGTCAGAGGCAGTGAGGACTGGGGTCTGGAGACTGATCTTTGCTGAGAAGTCCTTTAATCTGGGCTGGCACATTCCTCAGCCTTTCCCTCAGAGTGCACGAAAGGTGACCTAGGAGAAAGGGAGGCGGGAGTCCATTCTCCGTGCTGCTCTGGAGACTGCTTTCCAGTTGCTGCTCAACAGAGCTGTTGGCTGAGACCTGCTTGGGAGTCTCTGCTGGCCCCTCATCTGTTCAGGAAcgcacacgtgtacacacacaatCACAATCTGCCACAGCAACAAAAAGGATGTTGGGCTGTGGTATtaataattaaagatgatatccaGTCTCCAAATGTAACGTTGTCTTCATGCATATATGTGTGGGCTCCTCTTGGCCTGGTCTGGTCAATTAGAGCAATGCACTGGGGTGGCAGATGGTCTTCTCAGGGTGGGGGAGATGACCCCAGTAGAGTTTGACTTTCATAGAGGATAACTTTCCATTTGTAAGTAAATCTCCACGTACACACGTTGCCCTAAACCCTTGTTGGATAAGAGGCATAATCACAAATTCACAAGTAGGGACACAAGTACACCAAAGGCAATACAACAGGAGATTTCTGCCCATTGCCTTAGCAGCTCTACTCGGCAACACTTCCGCAGTGGAAATGTGTGAGTCCAGCAGGGGAGTATTGGTGAAGGTTATTTAATGAGGTGCTTACATTGCTGAGTTTAATAAAACCAGAATTGACTGAGAAATGAGTAAATCTGTGAGGTGGGGGAAGCCCTCTGTAGTTTTTGCTGGATTAAATCAAAATAGCCTCAAAGCCTCAGCCCACCAAATCAGTGGTACCATTTTGGATGAGATCGATGGACATGTTAAATTCAGAGAGCAATTTCCTGACTTAATTGGCTGGATCAATTCTTACAGGATTTGCAGCAAAATCTATTTGTAGCTCAGGCTGTAAAGTGTGAGATCCCGGTGGTAGAGGAAGTAGAGGatcttggggaggggaggaggaggaagaaaagagcgCTCCTGGGCCTCGTGTCTTGGACTCCCTTGTGCTTACTGGGTCAGCTGCAATAGCAGTGTCCTCAGGCCAAGGTGGAGCCCAGTCAGTGAGAGCTCAGGGGACATAATGACTATTTCTGCAGTTTGGGGATTCCTCACTGGGTTTCTATTCACCCCATGAATCCAGAGCCTATAGGGGCGTGTGTTAGATCTTGGGGTTTTGTATTCCCTTGAACCTGGTAGAGCCAATGAAGTTCAAGAGTGTTCCAGGGCCCAGGGTGCTTGCTTCACAGGAGCCACTcatatatgtcaggcactggtcAGGTCTGTAGCAAGCAGTCATGGAGAATTCCCAGGTCGTACCCAGCCACTATTGACTGGAATGGCATCAGTGGAATGGAAACCCATGTGTGTCATGGCAAGATACACACCGCACGTgtgtgcatgcgcacacacacaccctgaatTCTCTGTTTATAAAAACTGTTGTGTTTTTGGAAGCATGACCATTCATAACTCAGGAAAGGATCCACACTGCGTGCAGATTAGCTTGCATGGTTGGCAAAGGCTACTTCCTAACCAGTCGTGGCCCAGAGGTGAAGAAACCAGGAATGTGCTCCCTGACAAGGAGGGTGTGGTGCTCTCTGGCAGGTGTTGGAGGCCACATGGAGGGCTGCATGATGTCAGGAAGCTGAAGTGTGAAAGATAAAGGGGCTTCATAGGCCCTGCTGGCTCAGCAAGAACCTTCAGCAAGAGGGAGGAAGATGCCGGATTGTTGCTCCAGGCCTTCTTGAGCCCTCTTGTCTTgaaatatctgtgtgtgtgtgtgtgtgtgtgtgtgtgtgtgcgcgcgtgcacgcgcacacatTTTCTTATTAAAGTATTACGTGTTCATTGCAGAAAATGTAGAGAATTCAGGAAgccaaaaaatacaataacagtTATATTGAAAAGCAAGGCAGAGACTTGGGGATTTTAAATGGTGGTGTCTCAACATCActccaaaagcaaagagaacaaaaaagctCTGTCACTATTTTCAATAAAACTAGGATGTATCTGTAATCCCAAATCATAATACATGAAGACAAAGTAGATGAAGGAATAGCAATCATCTAAAAGAGTGGATGTGGGTCAAACTTGAGCACCCAAACAATTTCAGAAAGAATCAGAAATTGGAGGAACAAAGTATTGGGGAAGGTGGGGTTAAGGTAGGAGCCTAAAAAGAGAAGGGTTGGTTGAAAATCTGTGTGTAAGCTTCAGTTAGCCCTCAAGTTGTCTTCACTCTTACAGCTAGGTCACCACTCCTCTCTCTCCACAGAGGATGCTAAGAACAATATGTTCCCTTGAGATACTGAATCAGAGAGGCCCTGAACGTGAGAATACCAGGCACAGGGGTGGCTGTGTTGCGAGGGGCTCTTTGGACAACTGGGGGACAACAGACTATGATTATCAATGAAATTCAGCAGTTGCCTTTTCCAGCTAATCCAAGACTCTGGTACCCAGgtttctccccctcctcttctctcaggCAGAAGATTAGAAGAGGATTCTTTGAAGGAACAAATCAAACCAAAGATTCTAAAAGAATAAGCCATCTGGTCATTTGTGTAGCAGGTCCTACAGTGAAATACACTCATTAGCAAGCAGTGCCCAAGTGCACAGAGCTTGCAGTCAGTTTCTAGTAGCTCACTCTTAAATAAGaagggacagggacttccctggcagtccagcagttaagactctgtgcttccactgcagtgcaggggccacaggttccatccctggtcaggaaactaagatcccacatgctgcgtggtgtggccaaaaaaaaaaaaaaaaaaagggcagaataaGGATCACAGACATAAGAGAAAAAGCCCTAACGCAAAAGAAAGACCAAAACAAgtacacagatacagagaaacccaatgaaaacagagaaaactcaatgaaaacagaagaacatttcaaagaaatgacAATTCTTCAGAAATAAGTGAAGGTATTGCATTCAGGAGACAAGAACAAGGTGcaataaaaaggataaattaaagctcttagaaattaaaaagtatgacagcagaaaacaaaaacagtaaaaggGTTTAAAGATAATGGAAATTTCCCAGAAAGttgaacaaaaatacaaagagatggaaaataggagagaaaagataagagaattagAGAATCAATCCAGGAGTTCTAacagccaataaaaaaaattcagaggagGAACTTACCTAAGAAGGAATACAGGAAAATCTGACAGAAGCAAAGAACGAGGTATCCAGATCAAAGGACCCACACAGTAACTAGCacctttatgaaaaatatttaccctGAGGCACAtaaacatgacattttaaaatttcagccttGAAGAGAAGACTCCAACAACAGACAAAAAGATTAGGAATATGCATGGTATAAAACCTCTTACAAGATTTAAAGCTAGAATATAGCAGAAATTATCCTCAAAATTCTGAAGTAAAAATGTTTGGTTGTGAATTTTATACCCAGCCAAACTATTATCATATGAGaatagaataaagacattttcagacatgcagGGTCTCAAAAAATATATCTCACACATGCTATTCTTTCACTAAAATGAGagtaaacaaagaacaaaaacatggATCCAAGAAAAAGGGGATCTAACAGAGGAAGGGCATGAGGAGAGATATCAGGCTGACAGCAGTGCAACAGGCCTGGAGAGCAACAGTCCAGATTAACCTAGGAGGAGAGCATGCACCCAGAGGGACCCAGGGAAGACTGACTGAAACAGGTAGATTATCTGGCTACCTGTTTATTGGTTTCCATACCAACCTTGGTatggaaaattatatgaaattttactttataaaaccGTTGGAGCCGTGGGGAAAGACTTAAATTTGggttcaaagaaaaataagacaaaaacaaacaaacaaacaaaaaaaacccacccttTCGTTCTTATTGCatgatttatttaaactttttctttttttttttttaactttttctttcttaatataacACAGGAACAGAAAAACCACACAAAAGTGTAGCTTAATGAATAAAGAGCAAACACCTTTGCAATGACCGCCCAGGTGAAAAAATAGAACTTTGACAAACACTCTGAATCCCTGTCTTCTGTCCCATCCCTGTCACAACCACCTCTCCACCCTCCAAAAATGAGATAATGATTAACactaagaaaagcaaaagaacataCAGGAAAGGAAAGTGTGCAACCATGATATTTGtataatcataataattaaaaCACTGTATATGGACTTAAGCATTACTTCCCATACAGATATATTACAACTTTTTATCATGGGAGAGACAACATCAGAGGGACAGGCCTTTGAGCTTTTGGTGCCAACTGAATGTTGGGGTGAaaagtgggaaagaaaggaataaaaacttttttttttaaatttatttaatttatttttttatggctgtgttgggtcttcgtttctgtgcgagggctttctctagttgcagcaaggggggggcactcttcatcgcggtgcgtgggcctcttactatcgcggcctctcttgttgcagagcacaggctccagacacgcaggctcagtagttgtggctcacgggcccagttgccccgcggcatgtgggatcttcccagaccagggcttgaccccgtgtcccctgcattggcaggcagactctcaaccactgtgccaccagggaagcacccccaAACTTGCTTTGACAGCTGGCAACGGACAAGCACTCTTCCTCCAGTATCCATTCTTCGTATTCATTGTGTGGGAGGGTGGCTCAGTCTCTAGCTTTActgctcaccagctgtgtgacctcagcaaatctcttccctctctgGGTTTCTGTTTTCTGGCCTATGTCATGTCAGGTTTGAGCCCAGAGTCTCTACCAACTTCTATGATTCCTAGAGCTTTGGGAAAAATTCTTGCACGTGGTGCTTTTTCCTCTATGATGCTAGCCAAGTGCTCCAGTGTTGCTCTGGCCCTGTCTCTGCCACCTCTAACTTGTCTCAGAGTCGGCTGTGCTCCTCAGCGCTGGGTCATCTTCAGGGGACACCAGGCACCCTGAACCCGCTGTCCTCACACAGGAACCTGGGGAAATGTCTTCCTCAGAGTCTCCCATTCTTGACTCCTGGGCCCCAAGTTCCGCTTCCTTGAGGCGGATAGAGGTGGACAGTGGATACACATGCATataatgtgtatttgtgtgtcaCCAAAGTTTGGCTTTGACCTTGCTATTCAGCCCAAAATCTGTGAATTGGCCTTCAGCCTCAGCTTTTGGAAGTTCAACTGTAACAGGGGCGGAGTGCACGCCCGTTAGGGCGAGACGTTAGCGCAGTAGTTAGAGGTCCCGCTCCGCCAGCGGTCGGCCTCGCAGGGCTCTCCCGGCAGAGGGTGCGGTGAGAGGCGGATCCCGGCCTTCTCCCTGGGGCCCTCCAGGGCCCTTGGCCGAGGGGCCGGTGGGTGAGCTGGGGTTCCGGGGACAGGCTGAGGGCTGTGTCCCGCAGAGCTCCAGAGCGCTCGCCACGGCCGACCACTGGCcgggcccaggacccagctctgcgaCCTAATGGGGCCGCAGTCCATGGAGGCCTCAGCAACTGGAGTATATGGA
Protein-coding regions in this window:
- the SEMA5B gene encoding semaphorin-5B isoform X1 — its product is MVFPGPLAITLLPPSLTLLVVHLASSQDVASEPSSEQQLCSLREHPIVAFADLKPWVSNFTYPGAQDFSQLALDPSRNQLIVGARNYLFRLSLANVSLLQATEWASNEDTRRSCQSKGKTEEECQNYVRVLIVTGRKVFMCGTNAFSPVCSSRQVGNLSRTVEKINGVARCPYDPRHNSTAVISSQGELYAATVIDFSGRDPAIYRSLGRRPPLRTAQYNSKWLNEPNFVAAYDIGLFAYFLLRENAVEHDCGRTVYSRVARVCKNDMGGRFLLEDTWTTFMKARLNCSRPGEVPFYYNELQSAFHLPEQDLIYGVFTTNVNSIAASAVCAFNLSAISQAFNGPFRYQENPRAAWLPIANPIPNFQCGTLPEVGPNENLTERSLQDAQRLFLMSEAVQPVTPEPCVTQDSVRFSHLVVDLVQAKDTLYHVLYIGTESGTILKALSTTSRSLRGCYLEELHVLPPGRREPLRSLRILHSARALFVGLSDGVLRVPLERCAAYRSQGACLGARDPYCGWDGKQQRCSTLEDSSNMSLWTQNITACPVRNVTRDGGFGPWSPWQPCEHLDGDNSGSCLCRARACDSPRPRCGGCDCLGPAIHVANCSRNGAWTPWSSWALCSTSCGIGFQVRQRSCSNPAPRHGGRICVGKSREERFCNENTPCPVPIFWASWGSWSKCSSHCGSGVQSRRRACENGNSCPGCSVVRAGPGAGGRGMPRPRAKGRAETGRGAERGAGLGLRGCATVPVLTPKEFKTCNPEGCPEVRRNTPWTPWLPVNVTRGGARQEQRFRFTCRAPLADPHGLQFGRRRTETRTCPADGSGACDTDALVEELLRSGGSSPHTASGGWAAWGPWSSCSRDCELGFRVRKRTCTNPEPRNGGLPCVGDAAEYQDCNPQACPVRGAWSCWTSWSPCSASCGGGHYQRTRSCTSPAPSPGEDICLGLHTEEALCATQACPEGWSPWSEWSACTEDGVQSRGRHCEELVPGPSTCAGNSSQSRPCPYREIPVILPASSVDEATGCGGFSLIHLVATGISCFLGSGLLTLAVYLSCQHCRHQSQESTLVHPATPNHLHYKGGGAPKNEKYTPMEFKTLNKNNLIPDDRANFYPLQQTNVYTTTYYPSPLNKHSFRPEASPGQRCFPNS